Part of the Raphanus sativus cultivar WK10039 unplaced genomic scaffold, ASM80110v3 Scaffold1397, whole genome shotgun sequence genome is shown below.
ACGTGGCAACCTTTTTTGGGGTCAGATGGCAACTTTTGTCTTCTCAAAAAATACTTTCTGGAGTAACGGTGTGTCATAGATCTCCTTTATTTGTGAATTTAGTGATGGTGACGGTGATGGCGATGGTGATTATTGATTTGGAAATACTTATTCTTTTGCTGATAATCTCAACCAATActctttttgctttattttagtTGAAGTTTAAATTTAATGCACAAATGTTAAGAATGTGtgaattttaaacaatttatttttatataaataaaaagatcattaaataaaactaattcaactaataaaaatgcTAATATTATATAGCTGGtaagaaatttaatataatattaactatTATCTAAAATAGTGAGAACTTTCTTTTGCAATAAATTTTGAACATATAAACTGAACACAGagagtaatattttaaaattgtatagcCGGATTTTGTTAACACGTAGACGTGTGGATTTGTCTCCATCGAGTTTGAAGCTAAAGAATAATAACCTGAAtgtcttttcaaaaaaaaataataataataacctgaatacattattaatttattatatacgaATGTTCAGGAAAGTTTATAGCCATTACATacattttctctttttgttaaATGCGAGGTTTTTATATACGCCTCACAGATGGTAAAACGACGTCAATGTCATCTATAAAGTTCCTAGAGAGAGAGGATCCTACACGATCGATCAGTCAGGAATCGGttgtcatatttttcttttcctttgttAGCTATACGCTATATATGGACACCTGTTTGGCTatcacataaatttatatagtcaGATAAGCATGCagttatatacatttttttctcGAGCAAGCATGGCTTTAATTATatagagaagaaacaaaaaaaatagttgggTTCAATAAGTCTTCAAATCGCAAATTAGACAGGATGAAATGAAGTTTTCTATTAATATGCTCACGTACGTGTTCGTATTTTCAAATGCATATATTGTAGTCAATGCTGTGTTGGCCGCAAACCGCGAGACGAGCCCCAgttaaatttgataaattattgCTTGCCTGAAGTTATGGTTATTGGTTgataacactacaagaaaacgcgtTTATAACGACGACAGgttacgaggaaattatttcctcgtaaatttacatgGTGTTTACGACTATGTTACGAGTAAAAAAATATTCgtcgtaaattcgttgtaaagttACAACGAAAACgtttcgtcgtaaacccaatgtaattttacaaggcttttacgtggaaagcccaattcgtcgtaaactcattgtaaatatacaagtcatttacgacgaatcatgtaaccgttacttttggtgaaaacgtgcatatagtgtggtttaaagtaactaacttcgttgtaaaatcattgtaaatttacgagtgatttacgtggaaagcccaattcgtcgtaaactcattgtaaatatacaagCCATTTACGAGGAATCATATAACCGTTACTTTTGGTGAAAACGTGCATATAGTGGAGTTCAAAATAAGctaacttcgttgtaaattcgttgtaaataatatgtaaaaacgatgtaaaagcaaagtaaaacttttcgttgtaaaatccaTGTTATACCTTCACCTACCACTTACGAAAATcgtctatatatatgatcatttctcaattcaaataacacacaaacgaaatcaaagaaaaaaaaccagaaaaaagaaaaacaaatggctGATGGCTTCAATATTTACGAGTTACGAAGTTGGATGTATTCGCATAAAGATGATTCCGGTAGAGTGACGGATGCATTTCTAAGCGGGCTAGAGACATTCATGCACCAGGCGGGCTGTACACCGATCACGcaggaaagcggtaagatgttctgcccttgtcggaaatgcaagaattcaaaatttgctCGTAGTGAAACTGTATGGAAGCACTTACAAAACAGAGGATTTAcaccacaatattatatttggtatcaacATGGGGAGGGTTATGGTggaaatgaagctagtagtagtaataattttgaaactgctggtaatagtgaagaaccgaatcatttgcataatgaatctagttatcatcaggaggagcagatggtagatcatgatagggttcaagacatgattactgatgcatttttagaaacaactactacaatagctcatgaaactggaaatgtagaagaacctaatttggatgcaaaaaggttttatgaaatgttagatgctgcaaatcaaccaatctacactggttgtagagaaggtctctctaaattgtctctagcagctaggatgatgaacaTTAAAACGGATCATAATTTACCTGAGAATTGCATGGATGCTTGGGCGGagttgttcaaagagtatttgccagaagacaacgtgtcagctgaatcttattatgagattcagaaattggtttatagtcttgggttgccttcggagatgatagatgtttgcatcgacaactgcatgatctactggaaggatgatgagaagttagaagagtgtcgattctgcaagaaaccacgattcaagccgcaaggacgtgggaggaatagggtaccgtaccaaaggatgtggtacctacccaTTAAAGACAGGTTAAAAAGATTATACCAATCGGAGAGGACTGCTGCATGGATGAGGTGGCATGCTGAACATGTCCAGAAGGATGGCGAGGTCGCTCACCCATCAGATGCAAGggcgtggaaacatttcaacAAGGTATACCCAGATTTCGCTGAAAATATTCGGAATGTCTATCTTGGGTTATGCaccgatggatttagtccatttggtATGTCTGGGAGACAGTATTCTTTGTGGCCAGTTATTCTTACGCCGTACAACCTGCCGCCGGATATGTGCATGGAACAAGAAtttctattcttgaccatattaatcccTGGGCCGAAGCATCCAAAACGGTCGTTGGATGTATTTCTTCAACCACTGATACAGGAGCTAAAGGAGTTGTGGTCAGAAGGGGTAAGAACTTATGATTGTTCCACGAAAACcaattttacgatgcgagcaGTTCTGCTGTGGacgataagtgactttcctgcttatggaATGTTGTCTGGCTGGACAACTCATGGAAggttatcttgtccatattgtcatGGATCTACGGATgcttttcaactgaagaatggtagaaagagttgttggtttgattgtcatcgtcgatttcttccTGTTGCCCATCCTTACAGAAGAaataagacattgtttaggaaaaacaaagttgtcAGAGACAGTCCTCCTCCATATCTCACAGGCCAGCAGATCGAGGAGGACATTGATTATTACGGAGCTCAGAAAACTGTGAAGCAAGGAGGAAACTGGCATGTTCCTGGTAATATGCCTGATGGGTATGGGGTTTCTCAcaattggcataagaaaagtatattttgggagctaCCTTACTGGAAAGATCTTCTTTTACGCCACAACctggatgtgatgcatatagagaagaacttttttgacaacatcatgaatacaatactgAACGTCCCAGGaaagacaaaagataacaaaaagtcAAGGATGGACTTACccgatatttgctcaagaagtgaGTTACATATCAAGAGCAATGGAAATGTTCCTGTTCCCATCTTTCGATTGTCATCAGAAGCGAAGTCAACTTTGTTTGACTGGGTTGCATCAGAAGTGAAGTTTCCTGATGGTTACGTTTCAAATCTGTCAAGATGTGTTGAACGAGGTCAAAAGTTCTCAggaatgaagagtcatgattgtcatgtgtttatgcaacgactacttccatTCGCTTTTGCTGAGCTCCTTCCAACAaatgtacatgaagcacttgcaggtaaatattaattaataatatacatatatatatatatatatatatatatatactatgaaaTGTTACTAATTTGAGTTATATTTGCAATATGCAGCGATCGGAGCTTTCTTCAGAGACCTTAGCACACGTACGTTCAAGGAAGAAGTCATCGAACAACTTCATGAGAACATCCCGATCATAGTGTGCAACctagagaagatatttcctccatcattttttgacgtcatggaacatCTAGTTGTCCACCTCCCGTACGAAGCATTACTTCGCGGACCTGTTCACaatggatggatgtatccaTATGAGCGCTCTATGAAACATTTGAAGGGGAAAGCAAGAAATCTTGCAAAGGTGGAAGGTTCGATTGTGGCTGGAAGTTTGACAGCAGAAACATCTAACTTCACATCATACTACTTTGCTTCAACGGTTCGTACGAGGAAAAGAGTTCctagaagatatgatgatggtggagtaCCACAATCTTATGCAGTAGACGGTGTTCCTGACATTTTCTGCCAAATTGGACGGTTTGGTGGTAAACTGAGAGAAGTATGGTGGTCCAGTGATGAGGATAAGCATAGTGCCCACACTTATATTCTGCTCAACTGCGAGGATGCTGTGATGCGTTCTTTTGAAAGGTAAATAATATTCGTGtgtattatatgatatgatgttaattaattatatgatatgatgcatTTGTTTAATTTGCAGCTTGTTTGTATCTCAAGTTGAAGAAGCAATACCAGGAATATCCGGAACCGAGGTGGATGCAAGGAAAGATAAGCACTTTGTCAAGTGGTTAAAAGGACaggtaatattaacatattaagtaATCTTTggtactattattattaatgtaaaattcTAACAGTGATGTATTAATTTGTAGGTTGATTATGACGATCCATATTATCCTGTATGGTTTCATGATTTGATCCAAGGTCCAGTagcaaaggtcaccacatcatCTATGTACTTCACACGAGGTTTCACTTTTCATACATATGAGTATGGGAGACGTCGGGCAACAAGCAACTACGGGatatgtgtgaaaggtgaaacagacttttacgggatcttgcaagagattattgaagtggaatttccagggtTGTTGAAGCTAAAATGTGTCCTCTTCAAATGCGAGTGGTTCGACCCGGTGGAGAACCgtggtgttcggtttaacaaatttggtGTTGTGGATATCCATTCTGGGAGAAGAtataacaaattcgagcctttcatcttagcttcccAAGCCGAACAAGTTAGCTTCCTTCCATACCCTCGCCTTCGAAGTTCTGGGATAAATTGGTTAACTGCTATCAAAATAACACCTCGTGGACGGATTGttgctggagaagaaccacctttgcaagaagaagatgcaatcaatgaagttgaggtacctgatcaacaaactgatgaaattcttttgatcgacccggataaccgtcaatatgaagatcttcccgaaGATGTGACGGATGAAGCACGTGAAGATGAGTTCGATAGAAGCGATGATGATCATTGTAGTGATGTTGATGAGAACTCAAACGATTCTTcatgatgtaaaatatgtaacaaatgttgatttttattagaagatcttattttcatatgtgtatcaaattctattttatataatatgcatttaaaaaaaaattggagtttatggtttcagttggAAAAAGAGGTTGAATGTGTAGAAGATATGAAAGTATAGATATgtaagtttggggtttagggattttgatTTTCGGGGTTTCACATATTTCGTTGTAAtttcgttgtaaaaaaaaacgcgggcctggtaatttcctcgtaaagtttaGGTTCGTCGTAACTTCGTTGTAAACCATGAAtcggggtttagggatttgatttgtgGTTTCAAAGATTCGTTGTAAACACGTCGTAAACAAAAAAAGCGGGCCTGGTACATTCGTCGTAATTCCTGAAAGCACGTgtcctcgtaaattcgtcgtaaactgaaacacgggcctggtatattcctcgtaaaccaaaaaacgcgggcctggtacaTTCGTCGTAATTACTGAAAGCACGTGTCctagtaaattcgtcgtaaacagaaagacgggcctggtatattcctcgtaagcccaaaaacgcgggcctggtactttcgtcgtaaatccaaaaacgcgggcctggtatattcctcgtaaatttacgacgaatttacgaggaacatgttttctttatatatgcaaCGCCTGAACGAGGCTTCCTCGTTCATTCCtcacaaatctctctctctctctaaggtaactcctctctctctagttagttttttttttaattagtttaggtggttagtatagggaattagtttagagaattagtttagggaattagtttaggtggttagtatagagaatttttaaaaaaataattaattaata
Proteins encoded:
- the LOC130504174 gene encoding uncharacterized protein LOC130504174, whose protein sequence is MVDHDRVQDMITDAFLETTTTIAHETGNVEEPNLDAKRFYEMLDAANQPIYTGCREGLSKLSLAARMMNIKTDHNLPENCMDAWAELFKEYLPEDNVSAESYYEIQKLVYSLGLPSEMIDVCIDNCMIYWKDDEKLEECRFCKKPRFKPQGRGRNRVPYQRMWYLPIKDRLKRLYQSERTAAWMRWHAEHVQKDGEVAHPSDARAWKHFNKVYPDFAENIRNVYLGLCTDGFSPFGMSGRQYSLWPVILTPYNLPPDMCMEQEFLFLTILIPGPKHPKRSLDVFLQPLIQELKELWSEGVRTYDCSTKTNFTMRAVLLWTISDFPAYGMLSGWTTHGRLSCPYCHGSTDAFQLKNGRKSCWFDCHRRFLPVAHPYRRNKTLFRKNKVVRDSPPPYLTGQQIEEDIDYYGAQKTVKQGGNWHVPGNMPDGYGVSHNWHKKSIFWELPYWKDLLLRHNLDVMHIEKNFFDNIMNTILNVPGKTKDNKKSRMDLPDICSRSELHIKSNGNVPVPIFRLSSEAKSTLFDWVASEVKFPDGYVSNLSRCVERGQKFSGMKSHDCHVFMQRLLPFAFAELLPTNVHEALAAIGAFFRDLSTRTFKEEVIEQLHENIPIIVCNLEKIFPPSFFDVMEHLVVHLPYEALLRGPVHNGWMYPYERSMKHLKGKARNLAKVEGSIVAGSLTAETSNFTSYYFASTVRTRKRVPRRYDDGGVPQSYAVDGVPDIFCQIGRFGGKLREVWWSSDEDKHSAHTYILLNCEDAVMRSFESLFVSQVEEAIPGISGTEVDARKDKHFVKWLKGQVDYDDPYYPVWFHDLIQGPVAKVTTSSMYFTRGFTFHTYEYGRRRATSNYGICVKGETDFYGILQEIIEVEFPGLLKLKCVLFKCEWFDPVENRGVRFNKFGVVDIHSGRRYNKFEPFILASQAEQVSFLPYPRLRSSGINWLTAIKITPRGRIVAGEEPPLQEEDAINEVEVPDQQTDEILLIDPDNRQYEDLPEDVTDEAREDEFDRSDDDHCSDVDENSNDSS